One window of Scheffersomyces stipitis CBS 6054 chromosome 1, whole genome shotgun sequence genomic DNA carries:
- the ARP8 gene encoding actin-related protein, which translates to MSSPASDNTIATADDDIHIDEDENVEKPTSSRSSKSKASSNGSSSKRQKPGPSVGKKPTAEVLQRRKEGRIKAAATIAQNLKKTGIGRFEEQNGFAFTSVKPVPLLNQKNYFTEYLRRDDQVSFVRNRRAELNQRQNATSKKANGANTETQSTDPQNFDDFDLNNIEAEMNRKKAELLADEDDDDEDEENETEEAQEEKAKIGHDVIVIHPGSSYIRIGRATEAVPETIPAVIAVPNSVHHEPKPPTPLRTVGNDGEAYFNDTFDEIKNVVTKNFKARMRYYKRRVLPNSRETAANYNKKQESERIPDHNDPYKKEWLDINSAEYSSKKFFVGEEALKLPLNPKKFEKFKLRYPIINGNFNIYSEDYNSPQEILGDLASILLESLDQLEIRNLSQLKAILVIPDFYDKQYVEAWVDTLFKFVGFGRVGIIQEAVAATFGAGATCACVVDVGAHTTTISCVDEGMIINDSRVLLNYGGDQITECFIKLLLENSFPYKEIDLGSRVDDWELAQTLKHNFVTFQDADIAVQLYNFYKRKPFETTEKFDFKVFDEVMLAPLGLFYPEFFQIDHEDFGEKRLFRPSTDQYTGKLDNPISRSQNNLRTRLSFADMNEEDLLVRLNESKGTTGEQDPVEEFSGESNLRRVPLEKAIIESITNAGLSTDLNKIKKLYDNLLIVGGGFAKISGYDLILSDRINIWRPKFLSSSSLDKILEYVNTETKKTEEKKKALIHELKLKKQENPEQNLDEVQLTEEEFEQIEQKSELKLDLDYVDSIYDQGSLLPVNVLPPPREFDPDMLTWKGGSVYARLKVVNEMWITSSEWDMLETRCLYYKSLFNY; encoded by the exons ATGTCGTCTCCTGCCAGCGACAATACTATAGCGACTGCCGACGATGACATCCacattgatgaagacgaaaacgTCGAAAAGCCTACTAGTTCTAGATCTTCTAAATCCAaagcttcttccaatggCTCGTCCAGTAAGAGACAGAAGCCAGGACCGTCAGTGGGAAAGAAGCCTACGGCCGAAGTCCTCCAGCGCAGAAAAGAAGGCAGAATAAAGGCTGCAGCCACAATTGCacagaacttgaaaaagactGGGATTGGCAGATTTGAGGAACAGAACGGGTTTGCCTTCACTTCTGTAAAGCCCGTACCCTTGCTCAACCAGAAGAACTACTTTACAGAATACTTGAGAAGAGACGATCAAGTCTCGTTTGtaagaaatagaagagCCGAACTTAACCAGAGACAAAATGCCACACTGAAGAAAGCAAATGGCGCCAACACAGAAACCCAGAGCACTGATCCACAGAACTTTGACGATTtcgacttgaacaacatcGAAGCCGAAATGAATAGGAAGAAGGCAGAATTGTTagctgatgaagatgacgacgatgaagatgaagaaaatgaaacagaagaagcacAGGAAGAGAAGGCAAAGATCGGCCATGATGTCATTGTTATCCACCCTGGCTCCTCCTATATACGGATAGGAAGAGCCACCGAAGCCGTGCCAGAGACAATTCCTGCCGTTATTGCTGTGCCCAATAGTGTGCATCACGAGCCTAAACCTCCAACGCCACTCAGAACTGTAGGTAATGACGGAGAAGCATACTTCAACGATACATTTGATGAGATCAAAAATGTAGTcaccaagaacttcaaagCCAGAATGAGGTACTATAAAAGAAGGGTTTTGCCTAACTCCAGGGAAACGGCTGCTAACTACAATAAGAAACAGGAATCAGAACGTATTCCCGACCACAATGATCCatacaagaaagaatgGTTAGACATCAACAGTGCTGAGTATAGCTCTAAAAAGTTCTTCGTAGGAGAAGAGGCTCTTAAACTTCCACTCAACCCCAAGAAGTTTGAGAAGTTTAAACTCAGATACCCCATCATCAATGGtaacttcaacatctaTTCTGAAGACTATAACTCACCACAAGAAATCTTGGGTGACCTTGCCAGCATCTTGTTGGAGTCGTTagatcaacttgaaattAGGAATCTTCTGCAGTTGAAGGCTATTCTCGTCATACCTGATTTCTACGACAAACAATACGTGGAAGCCTGGGTAGAcaccttgttcaagtttgtAGGTTTTGGTAGAGTAGGCATTATTCAGGAGGCCGTCGCAGCCACCTTTGGTGCTGGTGCTACATGCGCATGTGTAGTAGACGTTGGTGCTCATACGACTACCATCAGTTGTGTGGACGAAGGCATGATCATCAATGATTCACGAGTCTTGTTGAACTACGGAGGTGACCAGATCACCGAATGTTTCAtaaagttgttgttggaaaactCTTTCCCGTACAAGGAAATTGACTTAGGCAGTAGAGTTGATGACTGGGAATTGGCTCAGACATTGAAACACAATTTTGTTACTTTTCAGGATGCTGATATCGCTGTGCAGTTGtacaatttctacaagCGTAAGCCGTTTGAAACGACGGAAAAATTCGACTTCAAGGTCTTTGACGAAGTAATGTTGGCTCCCTTGGGACTTTTTTATCCtgaattcttccaaattg ACCACGAAGATTTTGGCGAAAAGAGGCTCTTCAGACCTTCTACAGATCAATACACTGGCAAACTAGATAACCCAATTTCTCGTTCTCAGAATAACTTACGAACTAGATTGTCGTTTGCTGATATGAACGAGGAAGACTTGTTGGTCAGGCTCAACGAACTGAAGGGGACAACTGGAGAACAAGATCCAGTAGAAGAGTTCTCCGGAGAATCTAATTTAAGAAGAGTACCCTTGGAGAAGGCTATCATTGAGTCTATCACCAATGCCGGTTTGTCTACGGACTtaaacaaaatcaaaaagcTCTatgacaacttgttgattgTAGGTGGGGGATTCGCCAAGATTTCTGGTTATGATCTTATTCTTTCGGACCGTATCAATATCTGGAGACCCAAGTTCTTATCCAGCAGTTCACTCGACAAGATTTTGGAGTATGTCAATACCGAAACCAAAaaaactgaagaaaagaaaaaggcATTGATCCACGAGTTGAAACTtaagaaacaagaaaaccCAGAACAGAATCTAGATGAAGTGCAACTCACAGAGGAAGAGTTTGAACAGATCGAGCAAAAGTCCGAGCTcaagttggacttggacTATGTAGATTCTATCTACGATCAAGGATCATTGTTGCCTGTCAATGTGTTACCACCTCCCAGAGAGTTTGATCCAGACATGTTGACTTGGAAAGGTGGAAGCGTCTATGCTCGTTTGAAGGTGGTTAATGAGA